A window of Cryptosporangium phraense genomic DNA:
GCCGGTCGAGGACCGGATCCGGAGGAATCTCGCCGCGCGGGGGCGACTTGCCAGGTGACACGGCGAACCTCCCGGCTGGTCCGACACGGCGAAGAAGGTCACGGCGGAGCGGCACATAGCACTACCTCTTCTCGTAGGAAGAATAGTCAATCGATAAGTAGAGACCCGTGCCGCTCTGCCATGACCTCGACCGCATGGCGGTCGCGTTGCGACCTAGGGAAACTCGCCGAACAACAACCGCGAGCGCCCCAGCCACCGGGGGCGAGAGGAGTTCCACCCGTGAATACGCGTACGACGACCGACCCGACGCCCCCATCCCTGCTGCCGATGCGTTCCGCGCTGATCATCGTGATCGCGTTGCTCGTCGGCGCGGTCATGGGCGGGCTGACACTGTGGGGCGGCACGTCACTGCCGGTGGCGCTGGTGGCCGGACTCTCCACCGCTGGTATTTCCCTGCTACCGCTCGACCGCATCGTCGGCAGGTGAACAACCGGCAGACGGTGGGCGTCCAGCGTCGGTGACCCGCTCGTCGGCTGCCGATCGCGAGGGGCTGCCCGGCTGGCGACGATTTCTCTGCGCCGAGGTGGCTGGAGCGACAACGGGTGGGAACCGAGGCGTTCGGACAGCGTCCACGGTGCAGCTGGGTAAGGCGGCGAAGGCCGCAGGCCGAAAGCTCTCGAAGAGTCGGCTGCCCGCTTGCCCGGGGCCGCGCGGGTGGCATGGGACCGGTTCGAGTCGTCTGAGCTTCGGTTCGTGTCAGGTACCTCTGACGGCCTGGTGCGGAGCCGACCGTGATCCGCAGGTACGCCTGGTGGGCCGGCCGGTCGCGGGCTCGACGGTTGTCATCGCCCTGAGTTGCGCAGGAGCGCGTAGAGCGCTGCGGCCGTGGAGAGGCCGGAGGCCCAGGCCGGGCTGCTGGCCCCGACCACGGCGGCGGTCAGCGCGGTCGCCGCGGCCAGCGCTCCGCGGATCCGGCGCCCTGTCCGGCGGGGCGTGGGCTCGGGTGCGGAAGCTTCGGGGTGAGTCATCGGGATGCGCTCCTGAACTGGGGCTGGCCGGTTACGGAGCCAGTTCACCGGGTGCGGCCGGGTGGGTCCCCCGCGAGGTCACGGGGCTGAAACGCCTTGGCAGGGTGGCTACGCTCCGGCGGCATGGTCCGTAAGCCGCCCAGCCCTGCCGACGTGGCGCTTATCGCTGCCGCCGCGGCCCGCGGATGCACGGTGACGCCGGCGATGTTGGCAACGTGGCGGCGCGCGGGACTGCTGCCGTCGAACGTGCGGGGGCCGGCAGCGGCCGGTGGGCGGGGAACGACCTCGGCGACGCCACCCGAGGCGCTCACCCTTGTGCTGTGGCTGAGCGACCACGCCCGGCCCGGTCGCCGCCCCACCGATGTGGCGCTGGAGGCGTTCGCCGCGGGGCTACCGATCCCGGAGGCCACAATCCGGGATGCGTGGCTGAGCACCGCGACGAGCCTCGCCCTGCCGGAGACCCCGCCAGAGGTTTCGGCGGAGGCCCGGGAGGGCTGGGTGGCCGAGGTCGCCGACGCGGCGGTGGCCCGCGAGAGTCATCACCCGGTGCTTCTTCCGCGGCGGATCCGTGACCTGGATGCGCGCGTCGCCGCGGTCGGCTTCTCCTGGGCGGCGCCGGAGATCGCCGCATTCGACAAGGGGCCGGGCACCGACGAACCGTTCACCCGCCGCGACTATGTGCACCTGACCGTCTCCGCGGTGCTGGGAGGCACCGCCCAATTCGACGACATCGACCTCGCCGGTTACGCCCGCGCGCTGGCCCCGGCCGGAGCAGCCGTACCGGTCGCGTCGATGCTCGAACACCCCGACGACAACCCGGCCCTCGCCGAGATCCACGACGGGAACAGCCTGACTCTCCTGCCCGCCGGTGACATCCGGAAAGCCCTCGCCGGCCTGATCAACGAAGCCTCTCTGAGCCAACTACGTGCGGCGTGGAAGGCCGTCGAAGACCTCCACGAGTGGGCCGAGTCACTCTGCGCGAACGCCGAACACGAACTCGACCTCCTCGCCGCCGGGGTAATCCGCGACGCCTGGCCCGGGATCCAGGCCTGGTGCATCGGCTCGCTCCTGGGCGCGAACCGCAGCTTGCTGATCGCCGGTCTGCGTGATCCGGCGCCGACCAGCAGCGCCCGCGCGCACCTCGCGGTGACCCTCCTGTTCATCACCACGGCGCTCAACCGGCTACGGATACTCGTTCCCGGTGGCCAATTCGAGTTGCTGCCCGACCTGCTTCCCCCATTCCTTACCCGCCTCACCGAGCTCATCGCCGACCCGCGAGCACCTACCTGACGCGAGCAGCCAGCGGTTCGTCGCAGAATCCAGCACGGCGAACTCCGGCCGCGCCGGTATTCAACGGCACACATGACCGAAGGCCCGGCTCTGCCGGCAACTGCACGATGCGACCAGGGCGGCCGGCCCGTGGGTGTTAGGTCGGCCGCTCTGCGCGTTTCCGGGCTCCCGTTTGTGGCCGCCAGTTGCGCCAGCCGCCGGACGAATCCCGATGTCCCGCTCCTTGCTTCAACGTGTAAGCGTTAAATCTCAGGTGCTTCGCTGCCGTTGACGGGCCGCCAGCGGCGCGTCGCGTCTAGAACCGTGGAATGCTGTTGCAGTACGCGGTCGCGCCTCGACCCGGGTACCACTGGATGTAGCAGTTGTTCTGGAAGTTGGTGCGACGACCACCATCGGTGGTCGCGAATTCATCTGATGTCGGGAAGCCGAGCTGGCTGTTCTCCCAGCCGAGTGCCGCCCAGCGGTCGCGAATCTGGCCGTGGACTTCGTGCGCGCCTGTTGCGGGAGACCAGTAGATCGACCATCCGGCCTGGAAATGGTTGAACGCGCCGGTCTTGCGTGGTGTGCGGATCTCATCGGTTACTGGGAAGCCCATGTCGCCGCGTTCCCAGCCCATCGACGCCCATTTATCGCGGATGAGTCCGTGGACTTCGTGTGCTCCGGTAGCTGGGGACCAGTAGATCGACGCGTTCTTGCTGAAGTGGTTGAACGCTCCGGTCTTGGTGGGAGTGGATGTTTCGTTGCTCGTTGGATATCCCACGATGCCTTGCTCGTAGCCGAGCGAAGCCCACTTGTCGTTGATCGATCCGACCACCTCCCGCCACCCGACTTGTGAGGTTCTGACCAGCGTCGTGCCGTCGAACATGTAGCGCTCGTTTAGGCCGAAGCCCACCACCGATTTGGCTTTCTGCTGTGTGTGTCCCTCGCAGCGGTGGACACGTGTCCCGATTACTCTCGCGCCGCTGTCGGCGCTGATCCACTCTCGCTCGTACACCCGGTATAGACGCGGCCCGGTGCGCACGACCTCCCGCGGTGTTTCCTTGGCCCACGGGTTGGCCGTTCGCCCGGTCTCCCACGTTCCGGTATGACACAGCGGGCTGGACGGCTCCGCGGCTTCTGCCGCCGCCGTCGCGAAGGGGCTGATCGCTAGCAGGCCCACGGCTACAGCGATCGTGCCCGCACGTCTCCAGCCCAAAGTCCGTCCCATGTTTCCCCCTTGAAATGATTCGCATCCCACCCAGCCCGAAAGGCGCCTCCGGGCGCAACGGGCGGGAGTAACAGACCACGATTCCCTCGATCCGGTAAGCACCGCCCCGGGAAATGACCCGATCGTTCGTGCGGCCGCACCCGTTACGGACTGTCGCTATCGGCGTTTCGGCTCAGCGGCACGGCCAATCGGGCGATCAAGGTGAGCGGGCCACTCGTGCCGGCCGCGGATGCTCCGATGTGGCAGAGGCGTATGCATGGGTTGGGTGCATGGGTTGGGTGCATGGGTTGGGTGCATGGGTTGGGTGCATGGGTTGGGTGCATGGGTTGGGCCGTTGGATCGTCTCCGGTCGGTGGGAGCGAATGCGCCGGTTGTCGTTCGGGCCCGCGGCGGGACCGGCGTCGGCGGGCTCGGACTCGGTTCCGGCGGCACCGCCCAGGCGCGCAGTGAGCCCCTCGTGCGCTGATCCGATGGGATGGTGACCGTGCGCCTCGGCCCCGAATCGAAACTCCGGTTCAGCAACCGCGGTGTGTGCGGAGCCTCCACACTGGCGAGTATCTCCTACTCTGTCCCGATCCCCTTCCGAGACCGGGCAGGGGCTGACTATCCCGGGAAGAGACAATTCGGCAGGCCCGGCGGGT
This region includes:
- a CDS encoding LGFP repeat-containing protein, with protein sequence MGLLAISPFATAAAEAAEPSSPLCHTGTWETGRTANPWAKETPREVVRTGPRLYRVYEREWISADSGARVIGTRVHRCEGHTQQKAKSVVGFGLNERYMFDGTTLVRTSQVGWREVVGSINDKWASLGYEQGIVGYPTSNETSTPTKTGAFNHFSKNASIYWSPATGAHEVHGLIRDKWASMGWERGDMGFPVTDEIRTPRKTGAFNHFQAGWSIYWSPATGAHEVHGQIRDRWAALGWENSQLGFPTSDEFATTDGGRRTNFQNNCYIQWYPGRGATAYCNSIPRF